Proteins from one Thioflavicoccus mobilis 8321 genomic window:
- a CDS encoding response regulator transcription factor, which translates to MRVLLVEDDERLAAGVTAALEAAGFVVDAERDGEAAWFKGDTENYVAVILDLGLPSLDGLSILRRWRAGGQRVPVLILTARGDWNERVEGIDAGADDYLPKPFRMEELLARLRALVRRAAGQASAVLVKGPLMLDTRRMAVSVDGVPIHLSPQEYRLVSYLMQHAGRVVSQLELTEQLYAQDFERDSNAVEVLVGRVRRKLGMDIIQTRRGFGYLIEQTDQ; encoded by the coding sequence ATGCGGGTGCTGCTCGTGGAGGACGATGAGCGCCTTGCCGCCGGCGTGACTGCGGCACTCGAGGCCGCCGGCTTCGTCGTCGATGCCGAGCGCGACGGCGAGGCGGCCTGGTTCAAGGGCGACACCGAGAACTACGTCGCCGTGATCCTCGATCTCGGCCTGCCGTCGCTCGACGGGCTCTCGATCCTGCGCCGCTGGCGAGCGGGCGGTCAGCGCGTCCCCGTGCTGATCTTGACCGCCCGGGGCGACTGGAACGAGCGCGTCGAAGGGATCGATGCCGGCGCCGACGACTATCTGCCGAAACCTTTCCGAATGGAGGAGTTGCTGGCCCGTCTGCGGGCCCTGGTGCGGCGCGCCGCCGGCCAGGCCAGCGCCGTCCTCGTCAAAGGGCCTCTCATGCTCGACACTCGGCGCATGGCCGTCAGCGTCGACGGTGTCCCGATCCACCTCTCACCGCAGGAATACCGCCTGGTCAGCTATCTGATGCAGCACGCTGGCCGAGTCGTCTCGCAGCTCGAGTTGACCGAACAGCTCTACGCCCAGGACTTCGAGCGCGATTCGAATGCCGTCGAGGTGCTCGTCGGGCGCGTGCGCCGCAAGCTCGGCATGGATATCATCCAGACCCGCCGCGGCTTCGGCTATCTCATCGAGCAAACCGATCAATGA
- a CDS encoding PepSY domain-containing protein, which translates to MPNRHGHRLIAVLLAAAVTVAAADDHDDDYYGRHDHDRARHALELGEIRPLAEILKRVSVEVPGEVVGVELERWGRRRHHRWAYELAIIAPDGRIREVYVDAATGEILEEDD; encoded by the coding sequence ATGCCGAATCGCCATGGACATCGCCTCATCGCCGTGCTGCTCGCCGCGGCTGTGACCGTCGCCGCCGCGGACGACCACGATGATGATTACTATGGTCGCCACGATCACGACCGCGCCCGTCATGCACTCGAGCTCGGCGAGATCAGGCCGCTCGCCGAAATCCTGAAGCGGGTCTCTGTCGAGGTACCAGGAGAGGTGGTCGGCGTCGAGCTGGAGCGCTGGGGCCGAAGACGCCATCATCGTTGGGCCTATGAGCTCGCGATCATCGCCCCGGACGGTCGGATCCGAGAGGTCTATGTCGACGCCGCCACGGGCGAGATCCTAGAGGAGGACGACTGA